Proteins encoded within one genomic window of Leptospira stimsonii:
- a CDS encoding single-stranded DNA-binding protein: MANDINRVTLVGRLTRDPEFKSINGTSLVNFSLANGRTYVSNGEKREESHFFDCEVWGKPADIIQQYCKKGKQIAIEGRLKQDTWETPEGKKASRIRIVVENFQLLGSRDDGSSSPRESSSSGGNSYPSSPEYYSPAPDGDDDIPF, translated from the coding sequence ATGGCTAATGATATCAACAGAGTGACTCTGGTCGGCCGCCTAACGCGGGACCCTGAGTTCAAATCGATCAACGGGACTTCTCTCGTAAACTTCTCCCTGGCCAACGGCCGGACCTATGTGTCTAACGGTGAGAAGAGAGAAGAGTCTCATTTTTTCGATTGTGAAGTTTGGGGAAAACCGGCTGATATCATTCAACAGTATTGCAAAAAAGGCAAACAGATAGCGATTGAAGGACGACTGAAACAGGACACTTGGGAAACTCCCGAAGGAAAGAAAGCGTCTCGGATTCGAATCGTAGTTGAGAATTTTCAACTCCTCGGTTCAAGAGACGACGGTTCTTCCTCTCCGAGGGAATCCTCTTCTTCCGGAGGAAATTCTTATCCATCCTCTCCGGAATACTACAGCCCTGCACCGGATGGTGACGACGACATACCGTTTTAA
- the rpsR gene encoding 30S ribosomal protein S18 — MSENEVKEERSERSEQGESSGEMEGKPQRKQNKYKKKVCRFTADPELAKQINYKNIELLERFITNRGKIIPRRITGTSARYQRVLAREIRKARSIGLLPYKVN; from the coding sequence ATGAGTGAGAATGAAGTAAAAGAAGAACGATCTGAAAGATCGGAACAAGGCGAATCTTCCGGTGAAATGGAAGGAAAGCCACAGAGAAAACAGAATAAATACAAGAAGAAGGTTTGCCGTTTTACAGCGGATCCGGAACTTGCAAAACAAATCAATTATAAGAACATCGAACTCTTAGAAAGATTTATCACCAACCGTGGTAAAATCATTCCAAGAAGAATCACAGGAACCAGCGCTCGTTACCAAAGAGTTCTCGCCCGTGAAATCCGCAAAGCAAGAAGCATCGGTCTTCTTCCTTACAAGGTGAACTGA
- a CDS encoding TA system VapC family ribonuclease toxin encodes MAYLLDVNVLIALSDANHTFHQTAWDWFDQKSRRGWATCPITQNALVRILSNTSYPGSPGGVEVITEILHSLLKVKGHRFVPDDISLNSPTLFLKFGFVKSKQLTDVYLLALSVHHNLKFATFDSKIPVRSVASGKEHLELIVA; translated from the coding sequence ATGGCTTATCTTTTGGATGTGAACGTTTTGATCGCACTGAGCGACGCAAACCATACGTTTCATCAAACCGCTTGGGATTGGTTTGATCAAAAGTCTCGAAGGGGTTGGGCGACTTGTCCTATTACGCAGAACGCGCTCGTACGAATTCTGAGTAACACTTCTTATCCGGGAAGTCCGGGCGGAGTGGAGGTCATCACCGAGATTTTACATTCGCTCCTAAAAGTAAAAGGTCATCGTTTTGTTCCGGATGATATTTCCCTCAATTCTCCCACACTGTTCTTAAAATTCGGATTCGTAAAGTCCAAACAACTCACGGACGTGTATCTCCTTGCGTTGAGCGTTCATCATAATCTCAAGTTCGCGACTTTCGATTCTAAAATTCCCGTCCGATCCGTGGCGAGCGGCAAGGAACACCTGGAACTCATTGTCGCTTAA
- the rpsF gene encoding 30S ribosomal protein S6 translates to MRNYELTTITRVSSREVAKTEVQETLGKHSVSITSDEDWGQRKLWHPIKHEEQGIFHHYKCTASPEAIAKVEKDFLINQNILRSMVVRLNG, encoded by the coding sequence TTGAGAAACTACGAACTCACCACCATCACACGTGTGAGCTCTCGGGAAGTCGCAAAAACTGAGGTTCAAGAAACCTTAGGAAAGCATTCCGTGAGCATCACTTCCGACGAAGATTGGGGCCAAAGAAAACTCTGGCATCCGATCAAACACGAAGAGCAGGGCATCTTCCATCACTACAAGTGTACCGCTTCCCCGGAAGCGATCGCAAAAGTGGAAAAGGATTTTCTAATCAACCAGAACATTCTTCGTTCCATGGTTGTCCGTCTCAATGGCTAA
- the rplI gene encoding 50S ribosomal protein L9, protein MRVILQKDVINLGDAGDLKEVADGYARNFLFPKKLAVRANEGNTKAALHQKKLGELKREKRKKAMEGFSSNVNGKEYEIVVKTGGGDKLFGAVTPMDVASLLKKDGIELDKRKIEIAEPIRSLGSYKIKIRLAEGIQPVITLHVKKEEE, encoded by the coding sequence ATGAGAGTGATCTTACAAAAAGACGTTATCAATCTCGGGGACGCAGGCGACCTGAAAGAAGTCGCGGACGGTTACGCTAGAAATTTTCTTTTCCCGAAAAAGCTCGCGGTTCGCGCGAACGAAGGAAACACAAAAGCCGCTCTTCACCAAAAGAAACTGGGCGAGCTCAAACGCGAAAAACGCAAAAAAGCGATGGAAGGTTTTTCCTCCAATGTCAACGGCAAAGAATACGAAATCGTAGTTAAAACCGGCGGCGGGGACAAGCTCTTCGGAGCGGTGACTCCTATGGACGTAGCTTCCCTTTTGAAAAAAGACGGAATCGAACTCGATAAGAGAAAAATCGAGATCGCTGAGCCTATTCGCAGTCTGGGATCTTACAAGATCAAAATCCGCCTTGCAGAAGGAATCCAGCCTGTCATTACGCTTCACGTAAAAAAAGAAGAAGAGTAA
- a CDS encoding YdeI/OmpD-associated family protein — MEEFLKGLPILPFKSRKEWDRWLKKNHKKGIAIWIKFAKKDSNFLSLTYAEALDVALCYGWIDSQKQKYDDSFWLQKFSVRGPKSIWSKINRDKANTLIAGGKMKPTGLEAVESAKKDGRWDAAYDSQSKVEIPRDFANLLKLRPKAKKFFERLDSANRYAILFRLHHTKNEELRKRKLNQFIEMLEKKETVHTERIK, encoded by the coding sequence ATGGAAGAATTCTTAAAAGGTCTTCCTATTCTTCCCTTCAAAAGTAGAAAAGAATGGGATCGGTGGTTGAAGAAAAATCACAAAAAGGGAATTGCGATCTGGATCAAGTTCGCCAAAAAAGATTCCAATTTCCTTTCCTTGACCTACGCGGAAGCGTTGGACGTTGCCCTTTGTTATGGTTGGATCGATAGCCAAAAACAAAAATACGATGATTCTTTCTGGTTACAAAAATTCAGTGTTCGAGGTCCGAAAAGTATTTGGTCCAAAATCAATCGAGATAAGGCGAACACCTTGATCGCCGGTGGTAAAATGAAACCTACCGGCCTCGAAGCGGTCGAGTCGGCTAAAAAGGACGGTCGTTGGGATGCGGCGTATGATTCTCAGAGTAAGGTCGAAATTCCGAGAGATTTTGCAAACCTCCTGAAATTACGTCCGAAAGCCAAAAAGTTTTTTGAGAGGTTGGATTCCGCAAATCGATACGCGATCTTGTTTCGACTTCATCATACAAAAAACGAAGAGTTGAGAAAGAGAAAGTTGAATCAATTTATCGAGATGTTAGAGAAAAAAGAGACGGTTCACACGGAGAGAATCAAATAA
- a CDS encoding CapA family protein codes for MVKKIFPNSSEENNVHLVSYFILKIRKLIFLSIPILFFSCLLPETMDSISKEETPESPSALAILQDKLDSVLHPEHNRDPELLKVLAGGDVMFNWGIRDTINKHGEIAPVEGLKTLFGEADFRMVNLETPVVASKTEESKKAYIFTAHEKDMDSLKFLEVDLVFLGNNHSFDHGPKGMAETLDILKKNHILNVGAGQKIPEVFGPLSLNLKGNDLRIHSVTAIAEPAHYATATKAGVAPFSLPSLQASFFERRGGGRLGVGTPPVRIVSLHWGVEYSPFPTADQRKIARALIDSGVKVVIGHHPHIPQGIELYRGGVILYSLGNLIFGSRNSYLNHNLIAILHIRKNILEMVELVPIFGKFQKEDHKIRPVTGKEAKEFLQEIAVLSSELGTELRVDEERAFLDLRTNSPLTRGSKRKK; via the coding sequence ATCGTAAAAAAGATCTTTCCAAACTCGAGCGAAGAGAATAATGTACATTTAGTGTCTTATTTCATTCTTAAAATTCGAAAACTAATTTTTCTGAGTATTCCAATTCTTTTCTTCTCCTGTCTTCTTCCGGAGACAATGGATTCCATCTCAAAGGAAGAAACTCCGGAATCACCTTCCGCACTCGCGATTCTCCAAGACAAACTCGATTCCGTCCTACACCCCGAGCACAACCGCGATCCGGAACTTCTCAAGGTTCTCGCGGGAGGGGACGTTATGTTCAATTGGGGAATTCGAGATACGATCAACAAACACGGGGAGATCGCCCCGGTGGAAGGTCTGAAGACGCTTTTCGGAGAAGCCGATTTTAGAATGGTGAATCTCGAAACTCCGGTCGTCGCTTCCAAGACGGAAGAATCAAAGAAGGCCTATATTTTTACCGCACATGAGAAGGACATGGATTCTCTGAAATTTTTGGAAGTCGATCTCGTGTTTCTGGGAAACAATCATTCCTTTGATCACGGCCCGAAAGGAATGGCGGAGACTTTGGATATATTAAAGAAAAATCATATTCTAAACGTCGGCGCCGGGCAAAAAATTCCGGAAGTTTTCGGGCCCTTGAGTCTGAACCTAAAAGGAAACGATTTAAGAATTCATTCGGTAACCGCAATCGCAGAGCCGGCTCACTACGCGACGGCAACCAAAGCGGGTGTGGCGCCGTTTTCCCTTCCTTCCCTACAGGCTTCTTTTTTTGAAAGAAGGGGTGGGGGAAGACTGGGCGTGGGAACTCCACCGGTCCGAATCGTCTCTCTCCACTGGGGAGTGGAATATTCTCCCTTTCCTACGGCCGATCAGAGAAAGATCGCTCGTGCCCTGATCGATTCAGGGGTCAAGGTTGTGATCGGTCATCATCCTCATATCCCTCAGGGAATCGAACTCTATCGGGGTGGGGTGATTCTCTATTCTCTTGGAAACCTGATTTTCGGAAGTAGGAACTCCTATTTGAACCACAATCTAATCGCGATTCTTCATATCCGGAAGAATATTTTAGAAATGGTCGAACTCGTTCCGATATTCGGGAAATTCCAAAAAGAAGATCATAAAATTCGTCCCGTAACGGGGAAGGAGGCCAAAGAATTTCTCCAAGAAATCGCAGTCCTTTCCAGCGAACTCGGGACGGAACTCCGCGTCGATGAAGAAAGAGCATTTCTGGACCTTCGAACCAATTCTCCCTTGACCCGTGGCTCTAAACGCAAAAAATAG